From a single Microbacterium murale genomic region:
- a CDS encoding polysaccharide deacetylase family protein, with the protein MTAPSVLTTRLDLAPESRAIILNADDFGMCHAANEAITELLIAEHLDSATVMVPCAWAPEALAFAAAHPSLSVGVHLVLTSEWSRYRWRPLIGAGTSLVDPDGYFPTDVRTVEERASVEDVAAELDAQVEAALAAGVDVTHIDNHMGSVYGLHTGRNFLSAVFDLAARHGLPFRLPRIADGPELDPAMQPLLDHATQMADAAGIVILDRLWTHPFELAGEGTDDEETYEQIRDGFVALLRAVPTGVTEIYLHPMVDGHELRAAVDYGAAKRGYERRLLADPLVHEVIEKEGLVRIGWRALRDVQRRQEP; encoded by the coding sequence ATGACGGCGCCATCCGTGCTCACCACACGACTGGATCTCGCGCCGGAGTCTCGTGCGATCATCCTCAACGCGGATGACTTCGGCATGTGCCACGCGGCGAACGAGGCCATCACCGAGCTGCTGATCGCCGAGCACCTCGATTCGGCGACAGTCATGGTGCCATGCGCCTGGGCGCCGGAGGCGCTCGCGTTCGCCGCTGCACATCCTTCCCTGAGCGTGGGCGTCCATCTGGTGCTCACCAGCGAGTGGAGTCGATATCGCTGGCGCCCGCTGATCGGCGCGGGGACGAGCCTCGTCGATCCCGACGGCTACTTCCCGACCGATGTGCGAACGGTGGAGGAGAGGGCTTCGGTCGAAGACGTCGCGGCCGAGCTCGACGCCCAGGTCGAGGCCGCGCTCGCCGCCGGGGTCGACGTCACGCATATCGACAATCACATGGGGTCGGTCTACGGGCTGCACACCGGGCGCAACTTCCTCAGCGCTGTCTTCGACCTCGCCGCCCGACACGGGTTGCCCTTCCGTCTGCCACGCATCGCCGACGGTCCCGAACTCGATCCCGCGATGCAGCCGCTCCTCGATCACGCCACGCAGATGGCGGATGCTGCGGGGATCGTGATCCTCGACAGGCTGTGGACGCATCCCTTCGAGCTGGCCGGGGAAGGCACGGACGACGAGGAGACGTACGAGCAGATCCGCGACGGTTTCGTGGCGCTGCTCCGCGCCGTGCCGACCGGTGTGACCGAGATCTACCTGCATCCGATGGTCGACGGGCACGAACTGCGCGCCGCCGTCGACTACGGCGCGGCGAAGCGTGGGTACGAGCGGCGACTGCTCGCCGATCCTCTGGTTCACGAAGTCATCGAGAAGGAGGGACTCGTCCGGATAGGCTGGCGTGCGCTGCGCGACGTGCAGCGCCGACAGGAGCCATAG
- a CDS encoding ROK family transcriptional regulator, translating into MTRPLADPQTLLRTLNARAILEALARRGPLTRAELMGETGLSRTAVTQVLRMLEAGDAVASAGVDRETRGPAATRVSLHPGLGVAAAVHVDHTAMHVSLVDLTGSVRAQRDAPLGHVEDRAADIAALITECRQAVHAPLRHVVVAMPGIVTPDGEIRDDQGPDGGAFRAALAAHLGCPVRIENDVNLAALAEADSEVGRELSSFTLLLIDEGLGAGTVLDGELRRGAAGIAGEVLYLPQPPVPIGAPVLNEAVVEDLALVHGRDPADPLLVHLNACADGDEAAKAMVDELARRIVVVAGSVTLVIDPQAFVLAGHAAHPSFVAAVHRAAEALSHLLALRFVTSAFGREATMIGAIGQAASTLREFSFSRFVSPGGMVGR; encoded by the coding sequence GTGACAAGACCTCTGGCGGATCCGCAGACCCTGCTGCGAACACTGAACGCGAGAGCGATCCTGGAGGCGTTGGCACGACGAGGCCCCCTGACCCGTGCGGAGTTGATGGGTGAGACCGGGTTGTCGCGGACAGCCGTCACTCAGGTCCTTCGGATGCTCGAAGCTGGGGATGCCGTGGCATCCGCTGGGGTGGACCGGGAGACGCGCGGTCCGGCGGCGACCCGGGTCTCCCTTCACCCTGGGCTCGGAGTCGCGGCCGCCGTGCATGTCGACCACACCGCGATGCACGTCTCGCTGGTGGACCTGACCGGTTCGGTGCGCGCCCAACGGGATGCGCCGCTCGGCCACGTCGAGGATCGGGCCGCCGACATCGCCGCACTCATCACCGAATGTCGTCAGGCAGTGCATGCGCCGCTGCGACACGTCGTGGTGGCGATGCCGGGGATCGTCACCCCCGACGGTGAGATCAGAGACGACCAGGGTCCGGATGGCGGAGCCTTCCGTGCCGCCTTGGCCGCTCACCTCGGGTGCCCCGTTCGTATTGAGAACGACGTCAATCTGGCTGCGCTCGCAGAAGCGGATTCCGAGGTCGGGCGGGAGCTGTCGAGTTTCACCCTGCTGCTCATCGACGAAGGTCTCGGCGCGGGGACGGTGCTCGATGGTGAACTGCGCCGCGGCGCCGCCGGCATCGCGGGTGAGGTGCTCTACCTCCCTCAGCCGCCGGTTCCGATCGGTGCACCGGTGCTCAATGAGGCGGTCGTCGAAGATCTGGCGCTCGTGCACGGTCGTGATCCGGCTGATCCGCTGCTCGTGCATCTGAACGCGTGCGCGGACGGTGACGAGGCGGCGAAGGCCATGGTCGACGAACTGGCGAGGCGCATCGTGGTCGTCGCAGGCAGCGTGACGCTCGTCATCGACCCGCAGGCCTTCGTATTGGCGGGACATGCCGCTCATCCGAGCTTCGTCGCCGCAGTGCATCGGGCTGCGGAAGCCCTCTCGCACCTGCTCGCACTGAGATTCGTGACATCCGCGTTCGGACGCGAGGCGACGATGATCGGGGCGATCGGTCAGGCGGCATCCACCCTGCGGGAATTCTCGTTCTCCCGTTTCGTCTCGCCGGGCGGCATGGTCGGCCGATGA
- a CDS encoding adenosine deaminase family protein: MTAPTTGSTTEPVTAAVSADWIRDLPKVDLHCHLIGTVRATTFAELARREKLDLPDDPERIFRDINSLPPDPALYKNTVIPVPQGRSADEPEVSYSLFQASRWVTEALRDADDLTRIVYEAFEDAHRKSNTRHLELFFDDVPEHLSSLGYRGSVEAYAEGIRLAERDFGMTGRMIKGIDRSKSGEEALQGVRQVVDNPNEYVVGIGLDNLETAGPPERFADAYRLAGEAGLRRTAHSSEHSPTAQNTITCLDLLGCDRIDHGYYVLEDPEVVARVRGEGVTFTVGSTTSRRSWRPWRRASIRAMLDAGLGVIPCSDDPGMFPTTLSAEYGILNEQIGATRAQLSEMAVRAVDASWLPDAERTALRSEVAQSIVVLDRRDGQ, encoded by the coding sequence GTGACCGCACCGACGACCGGGTCGACCACCGAGCCGGTGACCGCAGCGGTCTCCGCGGACTGGATCCGCGATCTGCCCAAGGTCGACCTGCACTGCCATCTGATCGGCACGGTGCGTGCGACGACATTCGCCGAGCTCGCCCGGCGCGAGAAGCTCGACCTGCCGGACGACCCGGAGCGCATCTTCCGGGACATCAATTCGTTGCCGCCGGATCCGGCGCTGTACAAGAACACCGTGATCCCGGTTCCGCAGGGCCGCTCGGCCGATGAGCCCGAGGTGTCGTACTCGCTGTTCCAGGCATCCCGGTGGGTGACCGAGGCGCTTCGCGATGCGGATGACCTCACTCGTATCGTCTACGAGGCGTTCGAGGACGCGCATCGCAAGAGCAATACGCGCCACCTCGAGTTGTTCTTCGACGACGTGCCGGAGCATCTCTCGTCCTTGGGCTACCGGGGCAGCGTGGAGGCGTACGCCGAGGGCATCCGCCTGGCGGAACGCGACTTCGGGATGACCGGCCGCATGATCAAGGGGATCGACCGTTCCAAGAGCGGCGAAGAAGCGCTGCAGGGCGTGCGCCAGGTCGTCGACAACCCCAATGAGTACGTCGTCGGGATCGGGCTGGACAACCTCGAGACCGCGGGTCCGCCCGAGCGCTTCGCCGACGCGTATCGGCTGGCGGGGGAGGCCGGGCTCAGACGGACAGCGCACTCATCCGAGCATTCGCCGACGGCGCAGAACACCATCACGTGTCTCGATCTGCTCGGCTGCGATCGGATCGACCACGGCTACTACGTGCTCGAAGATCCGGAGGTCGTGGCTCGCGTGCGCGGTGAAGGCGTCACGTTCACCGTGGGCTCGACCACCTCGCGCCGCTCCTGGCGGCCGTGGCGCCGTGCCTCCATCCGTGCCATGCTCGACGCCGGTCTCGGCGTCATCCCATGCTCGGACGACCCCGGCATGTTCCCCACCACGCTGAGTGCTGAGTACGGCATCCTCAACGAGCAGATCGGTGCGACCCGCGCGCAGCTGAGCGAGATGGCGGTTCGCGCCGTGGACGCGAGCTGGCTGCCGGATGCTGAGCGGACCGCGCTGCGCTCGGAGGTGGCGCAGAGTATCGTCGTGCTTGATCGGCGCGACGGCCAGTAG
- a CDS encoding extracellular solute-binding protein, which produces MLNRPSRLVMLAAGAAASAVVLAGCTSSEPESDADVLVVSTFPFGVEELQEAVIDPFTEATGIEVEIATGSNADRLSQLQLTDGVDPGVDVMMISDYYAALGQEDDLFQQVDASAVPNLDEIADFAKEDTYLGPAYSYQLNGTLYNTDELDAEEASSWDLYGDPAYKGKLALPDISVTAGQLTISGVATAFGDGPYDVDTAFTTMGDWAPNILQFYSSSTEVTNLITQGEIVAADSLNGFATDVIASGEPVAWVAPSEGAYMATNRAMIPTGAANVEAAEKFIDYLLGVEAQTSSAAIVGDLPVNPAAEIPDEIRAVVGDIADDPIAAGFATLDPTELVPTRTEWVDRFAREVTAQ; this is translated from the coding sequence ATGCTGAATCGTCCCTCTCGCCTCGTGATGCTCGCGGCAGGTGCCGCGGCATCCGCCGTCGTCCTCGCCGGCTGCACGTCCTCGGAGCCGGAGTCCGACGCGGACGTGCTCGTCGTGAGCACGTTCCCGTTCGGGGTGGAGGAGCTGCAGGAAGCGGTCATCGACCCGTTCACCGAGGCGACCGGCATCGAAGTCGAGATCGCCACCGGGTCCAACGCCGACCGCCTCTCGCAATTGCAGCTGACGGACGGCGTCGACCCCGGCGTCGACGTGATGATGATCAGCGACTACTACGCCGCCCTCGGCCAGGAGGACGACCTGTTCCAGCAGGTCGACGCCTCGGCCGTGCCGAACCTCGATGAGATCGCCGACTTCGCCAAGGAAGACACCTACCTGGGCCCGGCCTACAGCTACCAGCTCAACGGCACGCTGTACAACACGGACGAGCTGGACGCCGAGGAGGCGTCGAGCTGGGATCTGTACGGAGACCCGGCGTACAAGGGCAAGCTCGCGCTGCCCGACATCTCGGTGACCGCGGGCCAGCTGACCATCAGCGGCGTCGCCACCGCGTTCGGCGACGGACCTTATGACGTCGACACCGCGTTCACGACAATGGGGGACTGGGCGCCGAACATCCTGCAGTTCTACAGCTCGTCCACCGAGGTGACCAACCTCATCACCCAGGGCGAGATCGTCGCGGCCGATTCACTGAACGGCTTCGCCACCGACGTGATCGCCTCCGGAGAGCCGGTCGCCTGGGTCGCGCCGAGCGAGGGCGCCTACATGGCGACCAACCGCGCCATGATCCCGACCGGTGCGGCGAATGTCGAAGCGGCCGAGAAGTTCATCGACTATCTGCTCGGCGTCGAGGCGCAGACGTCTTCCGCCGCCATCGTTGGAGACCTTCCGGTCAATCCTGCTGCGGAGATCCCCGATGAGATCCGCGCCGTCGTCGGCGACATCGCCGACGACCCGATCGCCGCCGGATTCGCCACCCTCGACCCGACCGAGCTGGTGCCGACGCGCACCGAATGGGTGGACCGCTTCGCCCGCGAGGTGACGGCCCAGTGA
- a CDS encoding ABC transporter ATP-binding protein gives MNAAAQFVSVSQRFGDFTAVDDIDLSIPAGKLTTLLGPSGCGKTTSLRMLAGYTRPTAGRILIDGVDATTTPPEKRGLGMVFQSYALFPHMTVAENVGYGLKLRGTSKDERRTRVMESLELVGLAHLASRKPRALSGGQQQRVALARAIAIRPKLLLLDEPLSNLDARLRVQMRTEIRRIQHETGLTVVLVTHDQDEALEMSDEMVLMREGRIMQQGAPADVFGAPADRFVADFLGYENFVRTASGLVTVRPEHLVVETGSSERQHALALPGTVTDVAYRGVDLLITIAAHDESGPITLLSDMRADGAPRVAVGDAVTAGAARAHIVELSE, from the coding sequence ATGAACGCCGCAGCCCAGTTCGTGTCGGTCAGCCAGAGATTCGGCGACTTCACCGCGGTCGATGACATCGACCTCAGCATCCCGGCCGGGAAGCTCACGACCCTGCTCGGTCCGTCAGGTTGCGGAAAGACCACCTCGCTGCGCATGCTCGCCGGCTACACCAGGCCCACCGCAGGACGCATCCTCATCGACGGCGTCGACGCCACCACCACGCCGCCGGAGAAGCGGGGTCTGGGGATGGTGTTCCAGTCCTACGCGCTGTTCCCGCACATGACCGTCGCCGAGAACGTCGGCTACGGTCTCAAGCTGCGCGGCACATCCAAGGACGAGCGCCGCACCCGCGTCATGGAGAGTCTTGAGCTCGTCGGCCTCGCACACCTCGCCTCCCGAAAGCCCCGTGCGCTGTCCGGCGGACAGCAGCAGCGGGTGGCGCTCGCCAGAGCCATCGCGATCCGCCCCAAACTGCTTCTGCTCGACGAGCCGCTGTCGAATCTCGATGCGCGGCTCCGGGTGCAGATGCGCACTGAGATCCGCCGCATCCAGCACGAGACAGGGCTCACCGTCGTCCTCGTCACCCACGACCAGGATGAAGCCCTGGAGATGAGCGATGAGATGGTGCTGATGCGCGAGGGCCGCATCATGCAGCAAGGGGCGCCCGCCGACGTCTTCGGGGCCCCGGCAGACCGTTTCGTCGCCGACTTCCTCGGTTATGAGAACTTCGTCCGGACGGCATCCGGTCTGGTCACGGTGCGTCCTGAGCACCTCGTCGTCGAGACCGGATCGTCCGAGCGGCAGCACGCGCTCGCGCTGCCCGGCACGGTGACCGACGTCGCATATCGCGGCGTCGACCTGCTCATCACGATCGCTGCGCACGACGAATCGGGCCCGATCACCCTGCTCTCCGACATGCGTGCCGATGGGGCACCGCGGGTCGCCGTCGGAGACGCCGTGACCGCCGGTGCCGCTCGCGCGCACATCGTCGAACTCTCTGAATGA
- a CDS encoding ABC transporter permease, with amino-acid sequence MRNRATPALLLLPGLAFLLIGFLVPSLAMLLAPPRTATIDIFVRMGEMLTDPYDLAIIGRTLLLGLVVTAVCVILGFPIAYLLARSTSKWAGVFLALAIFPLLLSNVVRTFGWLVVLGSNGALGQLLTALGLVDEAPQLLYTPLAIVLGLTQLFLPLAIITCYSAVSQVDAGLDDAARGLGASRTRTFWDVVVPLSLPGLVVAATLVFAGSVTAYTTPYLLGGSGNRMLSTQLFSYASVTVDWAAASATALIMTILVFLVSAISSIVGRKGAHRMNTRRPVAMSLAVLGYIVMIVPILFVVAVSFTESRTLKFPPEGFSLKWFGAALNYKPFMGSLITSAEIALLATVLALLVGVPATLAIYRGKLPGKGVVEALFLSPLIVPELVVGLALFQQLIVTFRIDNWPVLLIGHTALLLPYAVRVTGAAVAGADPALEEAARGLGASPWRTFWTITLPILRPGIFSAALLSFITSFNNVPLSLLLQSRTTQTLPVTMLDYVQQSYDPMVAATSTLILAATVVIAIIAEKTVGFAKIFGGINR; translated from the coding sequence ATACGACCTCGCGATCATCGGCAGAACACTGCTGCTGGGACTGGTCGTCACCGCGGTGTGCGTGATCCTCGGATTCCCGATCGCGTATCTCCTGGCCCGGTCGACATCGAAGTGGGCGGGAGTGTTCCTGGCACTGGCGATCTTCCCGCTGCTGCTGAGCAATGTGGTGCGCACCTTCGGCTGGCTCGTGGTGCTCGGTTCCAACGGGGCCCTCGGGCAGCTGCTCACCGCTCTCGGGCTCGTCGATGAGGCGCCGCAACTGCTGTACACGCCGCTGGCGATCGTGCTGGGTCTGACGCAACTCTTCCTGCCGCTCGCGATCATCACCTGCTATTCCGCGGTGTCCCAGGTGGATGCCGGTCTCGATGATGCGGCGAGGGGCCTCGGCGCGTCCCGTACCCGTACCTTCTGGGATGTCGTCGTTCCGCTCTCCCTCCCCGGCCTCGTCGTGGCGGCCACTCTCGTGTTCGCCGGATCCGTCACGGCATACACGACTCCTTACCTGCTGGGCGGATCCGGCAACCGGATGCTGTCGACGCAGCTCTTCTCATACGCGAGCGTGACGGTCGACTGGGCCGCCGCATCCGCCACGGCGTTGATCATGACCATCCTCGTCTTCCTGGTCTCGGCGATCTCGTCCATCGTCGGACGGAAGGGGGCCCACCGCATGAACACCCGCCGTCCGGTCGCCATGTCGTTGGCCGTTCTCGGCTACATCGTCATGATCGTGCCGATCCTTTTCGTGGTGGCGGTGTCATTCACGGAATCCAGGACTCTGAAGTTCCCGCCGGAGGGCTTCTCGCTGAAGTGGTTCGGCGCCGCGCTCAACTACAAGCCGTTCATGGGGTCGCTCATCACGAGTGCAGAGATCGCTCTGCTGGCGACCGTGCTCGCGCTCCTGGTCGGAGTTCCGGCGACGCTGGCCATCTACCGCGGAAAGCTGCCGGGCAAGGGGGTCGTGGAGGCGCTGTTCCTCTCGCCGCTCATCGTCCCCGAGCTGGTCGTCGGGCTCGCGCTCTTCCAGCAGCTCATCGTCACCTTCCGCATCGACAACTGGCCCGTGCTGCTGATCGGGCACACGGCCCTCCTGCTGCCCTATGCGGTGCGGGTCACGGGTGCGGCCGTGGCCGGTGCCGACCCCGCACTGGAGGAGGCGGCCAGAGGGCTCGGCGCCTCCCCATGGCGCACGTTCTGGACGATCACGCTGCCGATCCTGCGTCCGGGCATCTTCTCCGCCGCGCTGCTGAGCTTCATCACGTCGTTCAACAACGTTCCGCTCTCGCTGCTGCTGCAGAGCCGTACCACGCAGACTCTGCCCGTCACGATGCTCGACTACGTGCAGCAGAGCTACGACCCGATGGTCGCAGCCACATCGACCCTCATCCTCGCCGCCACCGTCGTCATCGCGATCATCGCGGAGAAGACGGTCGGCTTCGCCAAGATCTTCGGAGGCATCAACCGATGA